In Macrobrachium nipponense isolate FS-2020 chromosome 41, ASM1510439v2, whole genome shotgun sequence, the following proteins share a genomic window:
- the LOC135212427 gene encoding LOW QUALITY PROTEIN: nephrin-like (The sequence of the model RefSeq protein was modified relative to this genomic sequence to represent the inferred CDS: inserted 2 bases in 1 codon), with protein MTRSINASVKLDMTFPPVEVRIINTDKVMKEGTRYSLVCEASGSRPPVTLSWWVDGVLQTDAKQQTTKDGNVSRATLTMKPSRDSDGAVVLCRAVNRQMPSLPMEDIIKLNVQYAPKLQLRAGQNLVMTNIKEGDDVYFECDIQANPKVQVVRWFLGDVELHHNVSAGIIQSNQSLVLQGVKRASSGEYVCQATNHQGTTTSSPIFLTVKFAPVCVERQKWTYGIGRRESVNVTCSVESYPEARSFRWAFNSTTELVHMPKNASQSDGNLSSLMYTPITHHDFGTLLCWADNEVGRQAEPCIYLVVPAAVPEPVQNCSVWQDSSTAGEVVVACFAGWSAGLTQAFSLHVTQASLEEQPXLSSGKVVAEVKDQKDPYFTISGLKPGMEYHLAVIATNAHGSSPPTLLAHHMPIDVAEKRTSAAAAGSIGTNQAMAITPIIAVVAGVVATLIICSVVLVFAIRARLNQTAENQREQACMKKTTEKTALHSKGSDDGGFTQLKRGPDLILVKGENQEERQLMELYPRPLQTASCQVVGHPATTSTSGMLTLSTANISLPSADINPSGGTIIPQQPSESSMEPISSAIIHSSSASASAASAADLRGYRVPPFGQGTIGRSASCSEKGGGGAVGSCLGGGGKADPLLSTIPHSTSSYSSSSYAASSSFTLPRHASSSSSSTSSSAAPAAATLGKQASSTALYRDFTQADLNTSRESCV; from the exons ACCACGAAGGATGGAAACGTAAGCCGAGCCACTCTGACAATGAAACCGTCGAGAGACAGTGACGGAGCCGTTGTCCTGTGTCGAGCTGTCAACAGGCAGATGCCTTCCCTTCCGATGGAGGATATCATCAAGCTAAACGTTCAGT ACGCACCGAAGCTTCAGCTGAGAGCGGGACAGAACTTAGTGATGACGAACATCAAAGAAGGAGATGACGTCTACTTCGAGTGTGACATCCAGGCCAATCCAAAGGTTCAAGTGGTCAGATGGTTCCTTGGG GACGTTGAGCTGCATCACAATGTGTCTGCAGGAATTATTCAGAGTAACCAGAGCCTCGTACTACAGGGAGTCAAGCGAGCCTCTTCGGGAGAGTATGTGTGTCAGGCTACAAACCACCAAGGCACCACCACTTCTAGTCCTATATTCTTAACCGTCAAGT TCGCGCCCGTCTGCGTCGAGAGACAGAAATGGACCTACGGCATCGGGCGTAGAGAATCGGTCAACGTCACTTGCAGTGTCGAGTCTTACCCGGAAGCCCGCAGCTTCCGGTGGGCTTTCAACTCCACGACGGAGCTGGTCCACATGCCGAAGAATGCATCCCAGTCCGATGGTAACCTCAGCAGTCTGATGTATACGCCCATCACCCACCACGACTTCGGGACCCTCCTCTGCTGGGCGGACAACGAGGTCGGAAGACAGGCAGAGCCCTGTATCTATCTGGTTGTGCCTGCTG CTGTTCCAGAACCCGTGCAAAACTGCAGCGTCTGGCAAGACAGCAGCACAGCTGGAGAGGTCGTTGTCGCCTGTTTTGCCGGTTGGAGCGCCGGCTTAACCCAAGCTTTCTCCCTCCACGTCACGCAAGCAAGCCTCGAGGAACAGCC GCTGTCCTCAGGCAAAGTAGTGGCAGAAGTGAAAGACCAAAAGGACCCTTATTTCACAATATCAGGCCTCAAGCCAGGAATGGAATACCACTTGGCTGTCATTGCGACTAACGCCCACGGATCTTCCCCGCCGACCCTCTTGGCTCACCACATGCCTATAGACGTAGCTGAGAAACGCACCAGCGCCGCTGCAGCTGGGTCTATCGGGACCAATCAAGCCATGGCCATCACCCCAATCATCGCCGTTGTGGCAGGCGTTGTAGCCACGTTGATCATCTGTTCCGTGGTGCTCGTTTTCGCCATCAGGGCGAGGTTGAATCAGACGGCTGAGAACCAGAGGGAGCAAGCTTGTATGAAGAAGACTACGGAAAAGACCGCCCTCCATTCCAAGGGTTCTGATGACGGAGGCTTCACGCAGCTCAAGAGAGGACCCGATCTCATCCTCGTGAAGGGAG AAAACCAAGAAGAGCGGCAACTTATGGAACTGTATCCGAGACCACTACAAACTGCA AGCTGCCAAGTGGTGGGCCACCCAGCCACCACGTCAACCAGCGGGATGCTGACGCTTTCGACCGCCAACATCAGCCTACCGAGCGCAGACATCAACCCGAGCGGCGGGACGATCATCCCGCAGCAGCCGAGCGAGAGTAGCATGGAACCGATCAGCAGCGCCATCATACACAGCAGCAGCGCATCAGCTTCTGCTGCTTCCGCCGCGGACCTCCGGGGCTACAGAGTCCCGCCCTTCGGGCAAGGGACGATCGGCAGGTCAGCCTCATGTTCGGAAAAGGGCGGCGGCGGGGCGGTGGGGAGTTGCTTAGGCGGGGGAGGGAAAGCGGATCCTCTGCTGTCGACGATTCCTCACTCTACCTCCTCCTACTCGTCCTCGTCCTAcgctgcctcctcctccttcactctCCCTCGCCacgcctcctcctcttcctcctccacctcctcctccgccGCCCCCGCCGCTGCTACCTTGGGTAAACAGGCCTCGTCGACGGCTCTCTACAGGGACTTTACCCAGGCTGATCTCAACACCAGCAGGGAAAGCTGTGTCTAA